One stretch of Candidatus Omnitrophota bacterium DNA includes these proteins:
- a CDS encoding response regulator, with protein MPKENIPFIGHYKALVVDDARAILAIMEQLIGLSGGRAYTAATEEQALALSDKHEFDIVILDHILEETTGLELLVKLRAKRPLLKAILISASFCPSEEEIRSYKFSAFLKKPFDLTEMIMAVKKTLGR; from the coding sequence ATGCCAAAAGAGAATATCCCTTTTATCGGGCACTATAAAGCGCTCGTCGTGGATGACGCACGCGCTATACTGGCTATAATGGAACAGCTCATCGGCCTCTCAGGGGGCCGCGCTTACACCGCCGCTACAGAGGAACAGGCCCTGGCTCTCTCGGACAAACACGAATTCGACATAGTGATACTGGACCACATTTTAGAAGAAACGACCGGGCTGGAACTTCTGGTAAAACTGCGCGCCAAACGCCCTCTATTAAAGGCGATCCTCATATCAGCGTCTTTTTGCCCCTCCGAAGAAGAGATCAGATCCTATAAGTTCAGCGCCTTTCTAAAAAAACCTTTTGATCTGACGGAAATGATCATGGCTGTTAAAAAAACGCTGGGCAGATAA